One genomic region from Actinocatenispora thailandica encodes:
- a CDS encoding helix-turn-helix domain-containing protein, producing the protein MTTRRVSPTVPTRRVASTLRMYRERKGMGVGEAAAAVDHQSSWLSRIEGMENRPHPNDVQALLMQYDVEQPIIEAVKAVARQSRKRGWWYPYHDVLPDWFGQYLGLESDASTIRAFDGLAVPGLLQTEEYARAMVQALVTRQSSAEIDRFTRLRIERQQRITDDEDPVQFRAVLDEGLLWRQVGGRQVMIEQIERLLEVGQRPNVEIQVVPSSAGAHAGMDGSFVVMDFPPLPTPFPTIDDRIAYVDLLVGAKYFDNPAEVAPYEAVWEQLRGDALSSDESDALLRRIAKRLAAH; encoded by the coding sequence ATGACCACACGACGGGTAAGTCCGACGGTGCCCACGCGGCGTGTCGCATCCACCCTGCGCATGTACCGCGAACGGAAGGGGATGGGCGTCGGTGAGGCAGCGGCGGCCGTCGACCACCAGTCGAGTTGGCTGTCCCGCATCGAAGGCATGGAGAACAGGCCGCACCCGAACGATGTGCAGGCGCTGCTGATGCAGTACGACGTTGAGCAGCCGATCATCGAGGCGGTGAAGGCAGTTGCGCGGCAGTCGCGCAAGCGCGGTTGGTGGTACCCGTACCACGACGTCTTGCCGGACTGGTTCGGCCAGTACCTCGGGCTCGAATCGGACGCCTCGACCATCCGCGCGTTCGATGGTCTGGCCGTTCCTGGCCTGCTGCAGACGGAGGAGTACGCGCGAGCGATGGTGCAGGCGCTCGTGACTCGGCAGTCCTCCGCCGAGATCGACCGGTTCACCCGACTGCGGATCGAGCGGCAACAACGCATCACCGACGACGAAGACCCGGTCCAGTTTCGCGCCGTGCTCGACGAGGGCTTGCTCTGGCGGCAGGTCGGCGGCCGGCAGGTGATGATCGAGCAGATCGAGCGGCTGTTGGAGGTCGGCCAGCGCCCGAACGTCGAGATCCAGGTGGTGCCCAGCTCAGCCGGTGCGCATGCCGGTATGGACGGCAGTTTCGTCGTCATGGACTTTCCGCCGCTGCCAACGCCGTTCCCCACGATCGATGACCGCATCGCGTATGTCGACCTGCTGGTCGGCGCGAAGTACTTCGACAACCCTGCCGAGGTGGCGCCCTACGAGGCGGTCTGGGAGCAGCTTCGCGGCGACGCTCTGTCGTCCGATGAGTCCGACGCACTCCTGCGTAGAATCGCGAAGCGTCTAGCGGCTCACTAA
- a CDS encoding DUF397 domain-containing protein — protein sequence MPSPDLSRARWRKSTRSGNSGNCVEVAGNVPGIVAVRDSKDPHGPALVVVPAAFAAFAAAVKSANL from the coding sequence GTGCCCTCACCAGACCTCTCCCGCGCCCGATGGCGCAAGAGCACACGTAGCGGTAACTCCGGTAACTGCGTCGAGGTTGCTGGCAACGTCCCGGGCATCGTCGCCGTCCGGGACAGCAAGGACCCGCACGGCCCGGCACTGGTGGTCGTGCCAGCCGCGTTCGCCGCGTTCGCCGCGGCCGTCAAGTCCGCGAACCTGTAG
- a CDS encoding DUF397 domain-containing protein: MDLTRALWRKSTRSGGSGNCVEVADNLPNVVAVRDSKEPHGPALVVDPASFAAFAAAVKSANL; the protein is encoded by the coding sequence GTGGACCTGACCCGCGCCCTGTGGCGCAAGAGCACCCGTAGCGGCGGCAGCGGCAACTGTGTCGAAGTGGCCGACAACCTGCCGAACGTCGTCGCCGTCCGGGACAGCAAGGAGCCGCACGGCCCGGCGCTGGTGGTCGACCCGGCATCGTTCGCCGCGTTCGCCGCGGCCGTCAAGTCTGCGAACCTGTAG
- a CDS encoding DUF397 domain-containing protein, which translates to MADLTCAVWRKSTRSGNTGNCVEVAGNVPGIVAVRDSKDPHGPALVVEPASFAAFTAAVKSANL; encoded by the coding sequence ATGGCTGACCTGACCTGCGCTGTCTGGCGCAAGAGCACCCGTAGCGGGAACACCGGTAACTGCGTCGAGGTTGCCGGCAACGTCCCGGGCATCGTCGCCGTCCGGGACAGCAAGGACCCGCACGGCCCCGCGCTGGTGGTCGAACCGGCGTCGTTCGCCGCGTTCACCGCGGCCGTCAAGTCCGCGAACCTGTAG
- a CDS encoding DUF397 domain-containing protein, with the protein MDLAQARWCKSTRSNGTNNCVEVASNLAGIVAVRDSKDPHGSALVVDPASFAAFTAAVKSANL; encoded by the coding sequence ATGGACCTGGCCCAGGCCCGCTGGTGCAAGAGCACCCGTAGCAACGGCACGAACAACTGTGTTGAAGTGGCATCCAACCTGGCGGGCATCGTCGCCGTCCGGGACAGCAAGGACCCGCACGGCTCGGCGCTGGTGGTCGACCCGGCATCGTTCGCCGCGTTCACCGCGGCCGTCAAGTCCGCGAACCTGTAG
- a CDS encoding DUF397 domain-containing protein, whose protein sequence is MDLAQARWCKSTRSNGTNNCVEVASNLAGIVAVRDSKDPHGSALVVDPASFAAFTAAVKSASL, encoded by the coding sequence ATGGACCTGGCCCAGGCCCGCTGGTGCAAGAGCACCCGTAGCAACGGCACGAACAACTGTGTTGAAGTGGCATCCAACCTGGCGGGCATCGTCGCCGTCCGGGACAGCAAGGACCCGCACGGCTCGGCGCTGGTGGTCGACCCGGCATCGTTCGCCGCGTTCACCGCGGCCGTCAAGTCCGCGAGCCTGTAG
- a CDS encoding MFS transporter encodes MTQTLTAERATVRTPGLGAAGLGASTLAAAVATATSYVLQPELSDVAAGIGTSLSTVGMLAGVPIAGYLVGLVLLVPLADRWRSNRLIAGQLALLGAGLAVAAAAPNPVLLGFGLLVAGACASTGAQLSSLAGRYSGGARRGRTVGTVTAGISAGIVLGRILGGVLADRFGWRLMLAGFAAACVLLGLAALRTLPNRQLSPTQGYRTVLVALPRLVWADRSLRFAALSGALWFFAFSLVWVGLSLALARPPVSLPPGTIGLYALAGLLGMVVTRFAGRLADRFGWSRVVCCGLLVAAGCTALLGASLAHPVPLLLALALFDAGLFAAQVANQSRVLGLDPSRPAQLNSAYMTVYFVGGTAGTTVGGLVLSAAGWPSVAALAALALVLALALFRAGLRGR; translated from the coding sequence ATGACGCAGACCCTGACGGCCGAACGGGCGACCGTACGCACACCTGGGCTGGGCGCCGCGGGGCTCGGCGCGTCGACGCTGGCCGCCGCGGTGGCAACCGCCACGAGCTACGTCCTGCAACCCGAACTGTCCGACGTCGCGGCGGGCATCGGCACGTCGCTGTCGACCGTCGGCATGCTCGCCGGCGTACCGATTGCCGGCTACCTGGTGGGGCTGGTCCTGCTGGTCCCGCTGGCGGATCGCTGGCGTTCGAACCGGCTGATCGCGGGTCAGCTCGCGCTGCTCGGTGCCGGCCTGGCGGTGGCCGCCGCGGCGCCGAACCCGGTCCTGCTCGGGTTCGGGCTGCTCGTTGCGGGCGCCTGCGCGAGCACCGGCGCGCAGCTGAGCAGCCTGGCCGGCCGGTATTCCGGCGGCGCCCGCCGGGGCCGCACCGTCGGTACGGTCACCGCCGGCATCTCCGCCGGTATCGTGCTGGGCCGCATCCTCGGTGGGGTGCTGGCGGACCGGTTCGGCTGGCGCCTGATGCTGGCCGGCTTCGCCGCGGCCTGCGTCCTGCTCGGCCTCGCCGCCCTGCGCACCCTGCCGAACCGCCAGCTGTCCCCGACGCAGGGGTACCGCACGGTGCTGGTGGCGCTGCCCCGACTGGTCTGGGCCGATCGCTCGCTGCGGTTCGCCGCGCTGTCCGGCGCGCTGTGGTTCTTCGCGTTCAGCCTGGTGTGGGTGGGGCTGTCGCTCGCGCTGGCCCGGCCGCCGGTCTCGCTGCCGCCGGGCACCATCGGGCTCTACGCGCTGGCCGGGCTGCTCGGCATGGTCGTGACCCGCTTCGCCGGGCGGCTGGCGGACCGGTTCGGCTGGTCGCGGGTGGTGTGCTGCGGCCTGCTGGTCGCGGCCGGGTGCACGGCTCTGCTGGGCGCGAGCCTCGCCCATCCGGTGCCGCTGCTGCTGGCGCTGGCGCTGTTCGACGCTGGCCTGTTCGCCGCGCAGGTGGCGAACCAGTCCCGGGTGCTCGGCCTGGACCCGAGCCGGCCGGCGCAACTCAACAGCGCGTACATGACGGTGTACTTCGTCGGTGGTACCGCCGGCACCACGGTCGGCGGGCTGGTCCTCTCCGCGGCCGGCTGGCCAAGCGTGGCGGCCCTCGCCGCACTCGCCCTGGTACTCGCGCTGGCGCTGTTCCGCGCTGGTCTCCGCGGCCGCTGA
- a CDS encoding DUF1697 domain-containing protein has protein sequence MERQLALLRGVNLGTRNRVGMAELRAMLAELGYARISTHLQSGNAVFSAATPADRTAALIRAAIESEFGLDVPVLVRTAAQLRAVLAADPFGSIAADEARYLVQFLDAEPDPGRLAELDAQRYEPERFQLLGRELYLWLPGGVHKSRLEPALRRIVGVGTARNWRTVRRLLELMET, from the coding sequence GAACGACAACTGGCACTGCTGCGCGGGGTCAATCTCGGTACCCGCAACCGAGTCGGCATGGCCGAGTTGCGTGCGATGTTGGCCGAGCTTGGCTATGCGCGAATCAGCACCCACCTGCAAAGCGGCAACGCGGTGTTTTCCGCGGCCACGCCCGCAGACCGTACCGCAGCGCTGATTCGGGCCGCGATCGAGTCCGAGTTCGGCCTCGACGTACCGGTGTTGGTGCGCACCGCCGCCCAGCTGCGCGCGGTGTTGGCGGCCGACCCGTTCGGCTCGATCGCCGCCGACGAGGCCCGCTATCTGGTGCAGTTCCTCGACGCCGAGCCGGATCCGGGCCGGCTCGCCGAGCTGGACGCGCAGCGGTACGAGCCGGAGCGGTTCCAGCTGCTGGGCCGCGAGCTGTACCTGTGGCTGCCCGGCGGGGTGCACAAGTCCCGGCTGGAACCGGCGTTGCGGCGCATCGTCGGCGTCGGTACCGCCCGGAACTGGCGGACGGTGCGCCGGTTGCTGGAGCTGATGGAAACCTGA